One stretch of Selenomonas sp. AB3002 DNA includes these proteins:
- a CDS encoding cysteine peptidase family C39 domain-containing protein, whose amino-acid sequence MAGKLKNTFGSSKKRVKVPTVLQMEATECGAAALGMVLANLGLWVPLEKLRAECGVNRDGSKASCVIRAARNRGCEADGYRWTAAELLEVSEEEEDIFPLIIHWEFNHFVVLEGIDKGRAYLNDPAMGRRTVPWEEFRTSYTGVALQILPGPDFQKAGARYNVFKDMAKKLLQDRWAMTFILILELCAIIPGLAGPVMSQIFLDDILTKKHPDWMTNFCLAMTVSFVLSGIMTWLRAVVLTQWQRKLTLADSSSYFWHLLKLPMQFFHQRYAAEVAGRVGFNQSIAGVLSGPAATAVLDFFVAVFYLLLLLQYNVTLTLIGVAFSSVEIALFFAMRRHLTDLNMRIQQDAGKATAWP is encoded by the coding sequence TTGGCTGGAAAATTGAAAAACACCTTCGGCTCCAGCAAGAAGCGGGTGAAGGTGCCCACGGTGCTGCAGATGGAAGCCACGGAATGCGGGGCGGCGGCTCTGGGCATGGTGCTGGCTAACCTGGGCCTTTGGGTGCCCCTGGAGAAGCTCAGGGCCGAGTGCGGCGTGAACCGTGACGGTTCCAAGGCCAGTTGCGTCATCCGCGCCGCTCGGAACCGGGGCTGCGAGGCAGACGGATATCGCTGGACAGCTGCTGAACTGCTGGAGGTGTCGGAGGAAGAAGAGGATATCTTTCCCCTGATCATCCATTGGGAATTCAACCATTTCGTGGTGCTGGAGGGCATAGACAAGGGCCGCGCCTATCTCAATGACCCTGCCATGGGGCGGCGCACCGTGCCCTGGGAGGAATTCCGTACCTCTTACACGGGGGTGGCCCTGCAGATATTGCCGGGGCCGGATTTCCAAAAGGCAGGGGCCCGCTACAATGTCTTCAAGGACATGGCGAAAAAACTCCTGCAGGACCGCTGGGCCATGACCTTCATACTCATACTGGAATTATGCGCCATTATTCCCGGCTTGGCGGGGCCGGTCATGAGCCAGATCTTCCTGGACGATATCCTTACCAAGAAGCATCCGGACTGGATGACCAACTTCTGCCTGGCCATGACGGTGTCCTTCGTGCTGTCAGGCATCATGACCTGGCTGCGGGCGGTAGTGCTGACCCAGTGGCAGCGGAAGCTGACCCTGGCGGATTCCTCCAGCTATTTCTGGCACCTCTTAAAGCTGCCCATGCAGTTCTTCCACCAGCGCTATGCCGCTGAGGTGGCAGGGCGCGTGGGCTTCAACCAGTCCATTGCCGGGGTGCTGTCAGGACCTGCGGCTACGGCGGTGCTGGATTTCTTTGTGGCAGTCTTTTATTTGCTGTTATTGCTTCAATACAACGTGACCCTGACCCTTATCGGCGTGGCCTTCAGCTCTGTGGAGATAGCCTTGTTCTTCGCTATGCGGCGTCACCTGACAGACCTGAATATGCGCATCCAGCAGGATGCTGGCAAGGCTACGGCGTGGCCATGA